The Phyllopteryx taeniolatus isolate TA_2022b chromosome 11, UOR_Ptae_1.2, whole genome shotgun sequence genome includes the window CTAATCAAATAAAGTCTTTATCACCTGTATAACAGGTTGCATGGAGTATTTTGAGTACTaaagacaattaaaataaataaaaaataaatagatatatatttgtgtgattTCGTGGAACTGAATTTCCTCACAAACTGTGCAAGTTTTTAAAATACTCCCATCATGAGTTATTCTTCAGCATCTtatgtttcttttatttctgtcaCTGCCCATCCATTTCTCCCAGTTTTACTCAAACTGTGGACATTCAGGCAAAaacggaaaatgaataaaatgtattaaaaatgaagCATCATGGGAAATTTCTGCCATCAAGTCATAAACTACAGCTCCATATTCTCTGTCTTTGTCGCTAcaactttagcagggacacaaTTAGAATAACTGTGCTACAGTGAGAAATATGCAAACTGAATGGTTTTCATCTTTGGAAGCACTTTTTCCTTTTCATGTCAAGTTTCGCTGTGTATCAGATCTCACCAGTCAGCATTAAGTAGGCTAAAACAGTGGTGCTGAATTAAAAGAATAGACTATGCCTTGAAGGCATTTCCTATTTTCTTCCTTAAAAAACAATCTtatatcattatcattatgCTGCTGCTTAGAAATTCTAAAAACTCCCCTCAGAACCACACCTAAGTCACACTTATTGTTCGTACAGTGAAATAAACTCCCCGTCTAATTAATGGGATAAATGCTAAAAGCACAAGTAATACGTCCAATAAAGAAGATTAACAAGGACAAATGACAAGGGGAAGGTGACTCTTGAGTAGTTGTCTATGTGATGTGGATTCTCTATGTGACAGCAGTTTATGAAAGTGAGAAGTTTGCGAAGGGTGGCCAGAACAATGAGACACCAGTTGGTGGGTTTTGGAGGGGACACCTCCGTCTTGGGCTCGTTGTCTGTCGGGCTGGATGGGTCGACTGCCAATTCGGTGGAGGCGGGAGCAGTGGTGTGACTTGCATCAGGTTCCTTCCGTCTCTTGGCCCTCTCAGAGTGGCTGGAGATGGTGGTGACGATGCCGTTCATTTCATCATCAAAGTTGTGCATTTGGTGGCCGTACTGTAGCAAAGTAAATGTGAATGTTAGCTGCAAATGGAAACAAGAACACAACTGACTGACTGAGCCCAAATAACTAACAATTGGTCTACCTGGTTCGTGGTTCTATGGTTTGGTTCTTTGGTTCATgcaatttaccgtaatttctcgtgtataatgcgaacccatgtataatacgcacccccaaagtttacctcaaaattttggaaaacccttcaacctatgtataatgcatttttacaatgcatgattttgcttctacccatatgatcaaaacatgaagtattgtctgtattttgttatatatttgtatatttcaaagaattattctgaagttaagcactttatttgaacacgtaatactttctttttatttacttgctcttattttgaaattcacagccccacttttatttatccatccatccatccattttctgagccgcttctcctcactcgggtcgcgggcgtgctggagcctatcccagctatcgttggGCAGGaggctgaactggttgccagccaattgcagggcacatacaaacaaacaaccattcgcactcacatgcacacctaggggcaatttagagtctccaattcatgcatgtttttgggatgtgggaggaaaccgcagtgcccggagaaaacccatgcaggcacggggagaacatgcaaactccacacaggcggggccggggattgaaccccgctcctcagaactgtgaggctgacgctctaaccagtcggccaccatgccgccacttttatttagtaaatgagaaaacaaacagttgtgctcatatgtttaaaTACCCAAGCAGAGTTTGTAAGATGGGaacagttctttaaaaaaaaatgaagggccACGCgaagcacatttaattttatttgaatgggattcaaattaaactgtcaagcatttcagaaaagcatgataattaaacaaaacataaccataaagaaattaattatggttgttgttcagtcatcagtcgtatttaaaaaatatatatttcacaaattctgccagggtatgtaaacttatgagtacaactgtacatattatacaGTGATACATAAGAAAAGTGTTCCGGACCACAGaacaagtccacatttgaaattgtttttggaaattgtggacgtcgtgtcctccggacctaagagaaaaagaaatggacgcaaagttcaaaagccagcatctgtgctgTGTTAGTTGACATATAAAATGAATTTTCCCAACACTGGGTGGGCATTATGGGCCCGGTGTGTCCCGTACCGTCAGCAGAAGTCAGTCGTCCCTGGTACGTCAGCCGCAGCCTTTTCTGATTTACGCAcacgggagaatatggcccttagTGCTCGGCAGGAATAATGATGTGTGAACCACACAATGAAGCATGCTGTCAACTTATTGAAACTGCTGCTGAGGACTGTAATGATGATAATTATGATTGCAGCGAGACAGGAGCAAAGACCAGAATGATGGCAACAACAGGACAGAATAATAATAGGAGGGTCTCACcatgagcatgtgtgtgtcgCTGTAAGTAAGGGTGCAGAAGTGAGCCACAGCATACTCTATGAGGGCTCCAAAGATAAAGCTGAAGCAAATTCCTAAGTATACGTCAATCGCCTTGATGAAACAGTTGGCATTAGGTAGCGATGTGCGAGCCCCCATCATCAAAGTGGTCATCGTCAGTACTGTGGTCACTCCTGGCATGGAACACATACACAGTATGTCAGTACAGTTTTATACTTAAAAAGAACCCAGATTGTGTCCCCGTTGTTTGTTGTTCATGTGACGCTGTATATAGTAAATTAAAAAGGGTGTACTTGCTTCATGTGTTGTATTGCTATACATAATCTAATACCTGTATATGCTCTCAAGCTCATGTTTTTACACAATGAAAGCTTCATTACTCCTGACTGGTCCATACCTATACAAATTCGTGCTGGAACAGAGGACAGGGAAATCCAGAAGGACACCCAAGAGAGGACCACCAACAGGCTTGATGGGACATATGTCTCCAGAATGAAGTACAGGATGCTCCTCTTCAGCTCAAAGTGGAAGACCAGCTTTGGGTAGTGACCTTGAAGACAATGGACAGCACACAACAGACAATGTGCCTTTTTCTTGTATCATGttttataatatccatccattttctgaactgatgttcctcacacgggtcgcgggcgtgctggagcctatcccagctatcttcgggcgagaggcagggtacacccagaactggtcgacagccaatcacagggcacatatagacaaacaaccattcacactcacatccacacctatgggcacaaagcttctgggagaatgtccttTTTACAGATGAGATAAAACTGTAGCTTTTTGGCAAGTCACATCAGCTCTATGTTtacacaccattcactgtatgtaaataaatttttaaaaaagcagacAAAGAACACTACAGTAGTTCCTTGTTTATCGCTGGGGTTACAGTATGTTCCAGAAACCCCCAGTGATAGATGAGATTCCCCAAAGTAgcaatgatatatatatatatattttttttatgttttaaatatttacgcATAAAACCAATACAAAACATGCACGTGTGCTGcaggtattgttttttttttttgtctacttggggtcgccatcctcacattctacactgtagtatctgtgactgtgGATGTAGGTCATGGGTCCTCAAATGGGATAATGACCCAGAACACACAGCTATGAACACCCAATAATGGCTAAGAACAAAACACCAGACTATCGGCCTTCGAAGAACATTGATCTAAATCCTATTTGACCTGCGTGGTCAGAACTGAAAGATGCAGTAAGGTGGAAAACATGACTGTAGCCTTAGACCTGCTGCTCTCTTTTGGCCATACTGGTGATGGTCTCTGATGACAACAGTCAAGACAGCCAAGAGGATTGAACCTTTTCACCCATTTGTCATGACCATATTCAGTACAGGACAGGTACAATGGACCCAACATGTTATGGTCTTGCATCAGAATGAatagtaaaagaaaatgtttctttttaaaaaaaaatacattttaaaataatttaaaaaaataaaaaaattctgatcCCTTTACAATTAGGACCATTAAAATGTTGCCACTTATAGTTACCAGTTTCATAGATAGCCTCTGACACAGAGGTGTAATGGTCCTCCACTGTGTACTGAGCAAGTTGAAGAGTGTCTAGGCCACTGACAGATTCATTTCCTCGGGTCCAGTAGAACATGACATCATTGATGTTGTAACCCCCTATGGAACAAGAAACCGAtgaaagttaattttttttttcaggaacaCTGCACAAAATGAATTTTACAAGAGGTTTGTCAGTAGAAATTAATCACTTCCCTTCAACAGAATTAATCTTGCAAGCGCACTCGGATATCATCACATAGCAGCAGAACCATTCTTTTATTTAACTGAGTGTAATGCACTCTTGGTCAAGTGGGACTGCAGGTTCTGCATTAAGCTTTTGTCCTCATGTGACAGGGCAAAACTGCTATTAATACAACATATTGTGGAATGGGTGAAGCAGAATGTCACTAAACCAAAATGCAGCACAGCTGAAGACACCTTGAAAAGTGAATTAACTGTGCTCCACCCACAGTTAGGTTATTATGGAATTACAAGCTTCAGTTGGCGTAAAGTCCCTCTGATAGCAGTATAAGAGCACAACAAATCTAAAACTCCATGGAAAAGCTAGTTTAAAGAGGATGTGTTCCCCTCGAGGGGAATACAACATTGAAATAATTCTGGTTTCATCGCAAAACCTGAAATGGACAAACTGTGTAAGAAACTGTACCAAGCTTTGAAAACATTGTCAATGTTTAATGCATTCTGGCAGTGGAAACAGAATATTCTCTCTGTAATAAAGCTAACACAGTTTGACAAAAATGTCCAACAGGAATTGTTAACGGAGATACATTCGTCATGTAAAACTCCTGATAAAAAAGGCATAACTCTTGCCTCATACAAACCGCACTAATCATGCATCATGAGAGCCATGTTAACCCAGATAAAGCTTTCAAAATCTGCCATGTAAAATGTACTCTTTCTGTAACAACTGTGACAATTGCATACGTTCTCAAACAGTGTGGCATGGCACAATAAAGTGACTCGGAAAATCATCAGTTATGCcttgggaaattatccaatttcactccATTGGTGGAAAATTATTGTTtaagctctgtgtgtgtgtcctcaatTCCTGTAGCTCtgatgattttgttttcaactAAACAGAGCCagatttaagtaattttttaaaataaattgagaaGAGTTTATTGTATATgtactttttgtgatgtttttgttaGATTGTCTGCCATAAGATTTTTCTAACGTAAAATCTGTGCCTTGGTTCACTAACTGTTGGCGTACATAATCAGAAATGGACACTCATTTATTAAGTCAGTTAAAGTATGTTAGAATGGAGCCTTCACAAACAGAAGAATGCACAATTTTGATATAACAATATGCGTGTTGGAGATTTTCAGGAGTGTAAAACTGCACTACATTGCACTGACACTTAATCAGGGGCAAAAAATTGCACACAGATTtaacaaacatattttaaaatatgttaattGATGGCATATTACATTAGATACAAATGAGCACTATTATTACTGTAATTTGATGGTTCATGATGTATCATATCTGATGTGGCCAGTCATTTTTGCCTCACTGAGAAGAAACAAATCAGGTTAAATCTGGTTGGTGTGTTTCACACATTTTTCACCAGAGGGAGCAAGAGCTTAAAAAAGAACCACTGAAGTTATGTTTATCTACTTCACTGCAATTACTTGTCATCTCTAAATGcattatttaatgtattatcGACTTTCTGAATAATAGACCAGAGGAGTCCCACATAAGGGCAATAGTTCAAGCTCTATTTGTTTTCCGTAGATCAAGCCGTGACATTATTGTACAACTATGAAAAAAAGTGCTGT containing:
- the LOC133486075 gene encoding gamma-aminobutyric acid receptor subunit pi isoform X1; its protein translation is MGVFVSAGTLFSVLLISRLLESSVVNAEVKEGEILPPTIQKLIKGYNKYLRPFFDNGPVTVGMSLDIASIDTISEINMDYTATIFLRQRWTDERLVFEGNKSLSLDGRLVELLWVPDTFIVDSKKSFLHDITVENRLIRIFPNGTVLYALRITTTVACNMDLTKYPMDKQTCTLQLESWGYNINDVMFYWTRGNESVSGLDTLQLAQYTVEDHYTSVSEAIYETGHYPKLVFHFELKRSILYFILETYVPSSLLVVLSWVSFWISLSSVPARICIGVTTVLTMTTLMMGARTSLPNANCFIKAIDVYLGICFSFIFGALIEYAVAHFCTLTYSDTHMLMYGHQMHNFDDEMNGIVTTISSHSERAKRRKEPDASHTTAPASTELAVDPSSPTDNEPKTEVSPPKPTNWCLIVLATLRKLLTFINCCHIENPHHIDNYSRVTFPLSFVLVNLLYWTYYLCF
- the LOC133486075 gene encoding gamma-aminobutyric acid receptor subunit pi isoform X3, producing the protein MGVFVSAGTLFSVLLISRLLESSVVNAEVKEGEILPPTIQKLIKGYNKYLRPFFDNGPVTVGMSLDIASIDTISEINMDYTATIFLRQRWTDERLVFEGNKSLSLDGRLVELLWVPDTFIVDSKKSFLHDITVENRLIRIFPNGTVLYALRITTTVACNMDLTKYPMDKQTCTLQLESWGYNINDVMFYWTRGNESVSGLDTLQLAQYTVEDHYTSVSEAIYETGHYPKLVFHFELKRSILYFILETYVPSSLLVVLSWVSFWISLSSVPARICIGVTTVLTMTTLMMGARTSLPNANCFIKAIDVYLGICFSFIFGALIEYAVAHFCTLTYSDTHMLMKRLRLTYQGRLTSADGPEDTTSTISKNNFKCGLVLCTATKCTTLMMK
- the LOC133486075 gene encoding gamma-aminobutyric acid receptor subunit pi isoform X4; this encodes MGVFVSAGTLFSVLLISRLLESSVVNAEVKEGEILPPTIQKLIKGYNKYLRPFFDNGPVTVGMSLDIASIDTISEINMDYTATIFLRQRWTDERLVFEGNKSLSLDGRLVELLWVPDTFIVDSKKSFLHDITVENRLIRIFPNGTVLYALRITTTVACNMDLTKYPMDKQTCTLQLESWGYNINDVMFYWTRGNESVSGLDTLQLAQYTVEDHYTSVSEAIYETGHYPKLVFHFELKRSILYFILETYVPSSLLVVLSWVSFWISLSSVPARICIGVTTVLTMTTLMMGARTSLPNANCFIKAIDVYLGICFSFIFGALIEYAVAHFCTLTYSDTHMLMKRLRLTYQGRLTSADVRPPNAQL
- the LOC133486075 gene encoding gamma-aminobutyric acid receptor subunit pi isoform X2, whose product is MGVFVSAGTLFSVLLISRLLESSVVNAEVKEGEILPPTIQKLIKGYNKYLRPFFDNGPVTVGMSLDIASIDTISEINMDYTATIFLRQRWTDERLVFEGNKSLSLDGRLVELLWVPDTFIVDSKKSFLHDITVENRLIRIFPNGTVLYALRITTTVACNMDLTKYPMDKQTCTLQLESWGYNINDVMFYWTRGNESVSGLDTLQLAQYTVEDHYTSVSEAIYETGVTTVLTMTTLMMGARTSLPNANCFIKAIDVYLGICFSFIFGALIEYAVAHFCTLTYSDTHMLMYGHQMHNFDDEMNGIVTTISSHSERAKRRKEPDASHTTAPASTELAVDPSSPTDNEPKTEVSPPKPTNWCLIVLATLRKLLTFINCCHIENPHHIDNYSRVTFPLSFVLVNLLYWTYYLCF